From the Lampris incognitus isolate fLamInc1 chromosome 6, fLamInc1.hap2, whole genome shotgun sequence genome, one window contains:
- the LOC130114502 gene encoding uncharacterized protein K02A2.6-like, with amino-acid sequence MTESPAASPATAVSTAPTGVPTQQEEAEEKSSLDEDGGAVDKKFIELEQQGIISPVQHSEWAAPLVCIPKKDGSVRICGDYKVTVNQWLGVDQYPLPKPQDLFSTLAGGKHFTKLDLTQAYTQLDMDEKSKPFVTINTHRGLYVCNRLPHGVASAPAIFQRSMDEVLQGLDGVVCYLDDILITGTDTTAHLRNLKQVLQRLEEHGFRLNKEKCAFFQNSVAYLGHVIDAQGVRPIKEKTEAIDKAPVPKNVTELRLYLGMLNYYGK; translated from the exons ATGACCGAGTCACCTGCTGCAAGCCCTGCGACCGCTGTTAGCACAGCGCCCACCGGGGTGCCAACGCAGCAGGAAGAAGCTGAAGAAAAGTCCTCTCTGGATGAAGATGGTGGAG CCGTGGATAAAAAGTTCAtcgaactcgaacaacagggaattatctctcctgtgcagcatagtgaatgggctgcgccgctagtgtgcattccgaaaaaagatggatcagtgcgcatttgcggagattataaggtgacggtaaatcagtggcttggtgtagatcagtacccacttccaaaaccgcaggatttattctccactttagcaggtggaaagcatttcactaaacttgacttgacgcaggcctacactcagctcgacatggatgagaaaagtaagccgtttgtcaccatcaatacacacagaggtctctatgtatgcaaccgcttgccacatggggtcgctagcgcgcccgctattttccagcgcagtatggatgaagtattacaagggcttgatggcgtggtatgctacttagacgatattttgataacaggaacagataccaccgcacatctgcgtaatcttaaacaagtgttacagagactaGAAGAACATGGGtttaggcttaacaaagagaaatgcgccttctttcagaacagtgtggcctaccttgggcatgtaattgatgcccagggtgtgcgcccaattaaagagaaaactgaggctattgacaaagctcctgtgccaaaaaatgtgacagaattgaggttgTACTTAGgcatgctcaattactatggcaaa